Proteins encoded together in one Leptospira bourretii window:
- a CDS encoding DoxX family membrane protein codes for MKQIDLVFRMLLGIIFILFGSSKFYAFMPTPPMTPAAANFIAAIITTGYLWKLVGFLEICGGLLVIFPKTTILGLTILAPIIVNIILYLGFLQYTIGPAPFIMILFLLSSSSLLAWQRRKQWLTLFYNHSL; via the coding sequence ATGAAACAAATTGATTTGGTTTTTCGTATGTTGTTAGGGATTATTTTTATTCTGTTCGGGAGTAGTAAATTTTACGCTTTTATGCCAACCCCACCAATGACACCCGCAGCAGCAAATTTTATTGCGGCCATCATTACCACTGGCTATTTATGGAAACTAGTTGGCTTTTTGGAAATTTGTGGAGGACTACTTGTCATCTTCCCAAAAACAACCATTCTTGGATTAACGATCTTAGCCCCTATCATTGTAAATATAATACTATATTTAGGATTTTTACAATATACGATTGGGCCGGCTCCGTTCATCATGATATTGTTTTTGTTGTCTAGCTCCAGTCTCCTAGCATGGCAAAGAAGAAAACAATGGTTAACGCTGTTTTACAATCATTCGTTGTAA
- a CDS encoding MarR family winged helix-turn-helix transcriptional regulator, whose translation MFLLDDQIGFNLNRVALLFRRELIRCLKGFQLSPEQWQVLAMLWQKGTLSQKQIIELTLQDAPSASKMIRRMELAGLIQVEVSKLDKRSTLISLSTKGKSLETVLPKKILLHFEPFLSAISEKNRKTFLILLKDFRTVFGDETRK comes from the coding sequence ATGTTTTTACTTGATGATCAAATCGGCTTTAATTTAAACCGAGTTGCGCTTCTCTTTCGAAGAGAATTAATACGTTGTCTCAAAGGCTTCCAATTATCACCTGAGCAGTGGCAGGTATTGGCAATGCTTTGGCAAAAGGGTACTCTGAGTCAAAAACAGATCATAGAATTGACCCTACAAGATGCACCATCTGCTTCGAAAATGATTCGTCGTATGGAATTGGCGGGGTTGATTCAGGTGGAGGTTTCTAAACTTGATAAAAGATCTACGCTGATCAGTCTTTCCACAAAAGGTAAATCATTAGAAACGGTTTTACCAAAAAAAATCTTATTACACTTTGAACCTTTCCTGAGCGCAATTTCTGAAAAAAACAGAAAGACTTTTTTGATTCTATTGAAAGATTTTCGAACGGTTTTTGGCGATGAGACAAGGAAATAA
- a CDS encoding glutathione S-transferase family protein: MDMIELFEFSLSGNSYKIRLMLSFLNLKYESRLFNPIDKEHKSEKFLELNPFGQVPVLKDGNLILRDSQAILVYLARVYGEDHWFPGDPTKSAEIVAWLSTAANEVSRGPSALRVHYLLGRTINLEEANQVTENLLNLLEKRLTSRNWLATDELSIADIAMYPYIALCHQGKVDLSEYKNIKKWMRRIETLPNYISMPGIELQIT; this comes from the coding sequence ATGGATATGATTGAATTATTCGAATTTTCTCTTTCTGGAAATAGCTACAAAATAAGGCTAATGTTATCATTTTTAAATCTTAAATATGAAAGTAGACTTTTTAATCCAATAGACAAAGAACATAAATCGGAAAAATTCCTAGAGTTAAATCCTTTTGGTCAAGTTCCAGTGCTGAAGGATGGAAATTTGATCCTTCGTGATAGCCAAGCGATTTTAGTATATTTGGCTCGTGTTTACGGAGAAGATCATTGGTTTCCTGGTGATCCTACAAAGTCAGCTGAAATCGTAGCTTGGCTTTCCACGGCTGCCAATGAAGTATCTCGTGGTCCCAGTGCATTAAGAGTTCACTATTTGCTTGGACGTACAATTAATTTAGAAGAAGCAAATCAGGTTACAGAAAATCTTCTCAATTTGCTAGAAAAAAGATTAACTTCGCGAAATTGGTTAGCAACGGACGAATTGAGTATTGCTGATATTGCTATGTATCCTTATATCGCCCTGTGTCATCAAGGAAAGGTAGATCTATCAGAATATAAAAATATAAAAAAATGGATGCGTAGGATTGAAACCCTGCCCAATTATATTAGTATGCCTGGGATTGAACTACAGATTACGTAA
- a CDS encoding SOS response-associated peptidase family protein produces MSNLFINRLVPIEDYRLEWNNFLVPDTTYNQTYKQNGKLELAVRPNDIFWYIREIENKVLLSAGIWGTKQSFANRLITTTQSEHLYSSSFWKKFSANRCLIPIASYFEWQMQRTGKKHKFKIEFKDKNSFFGGIWGPLPENLTWVTILTQTANGKTAEIHNYGDNKHRQPIVIRKENQRLWLNPKVNSEEEIKKLITQFQANDITTEDLDYEQTLFD; encoded by the coding sequence ATGTCAAATTTGTTTATCAATCGATTGGTACCTATAGAGGATTATCGTTTGGAATGGAACAATTTCTTGGTGCCTGACACCACCTATAATCAAACTTACAAACAAAATGGTAAACTAGAACTTGCAGTAAGGCCAAATGATATCTTTTGGTATATAAGAGAAATAGAAAATAAAGTGTTGCTCTCCGCTGGAATATGGGGAACAAAACAATCGTTTGCAAATCGATTGATCACAACAACGCAATCTGAACATTTATACTCTTCATCTTTCTGGAAGAAATTCTCAGCAAATCGATGTTTGATTCCCATTGCATCCTATTTTGAATGGCAAATGCAAAGGACTGGAAAAAAACATAAGTTTAAAATTGAGTTTAAAGATAAAAACTCATTCTTTGGAGGAATTTGGGGGCCATTACCAGAAAATTTGACTTGGGTCACGATTCTTACGCAAACAGCAAATGGGAAAACGGCAGAAATTCATAATTACGGGGATAATAAACATAGACAACCCATCGTAATCAGAAAAGAAAATCAAAGGTTATGGCTAAACCCCAAAGTAAACTCTGAGGAGGAAATAAAAAAATTAATTACTCAGTTTCAGGCGAATGACATAACTACAGAAGATTTAGACTACGAACAAACATTATTCGATTGA
- a CDS encoding DUF4256 domain-containing protein: MSIKRKLSPKQAEELLTILKERFEANMNRHENLKWSEIQKKIETNSEKLWSLFEMERTGGEPDVIRYDDKRNQYIFYDCSKETPKDRRSLCYDRKALDSRKENKPKNNVLDLVSAMGIELLTEEQYRELQSFGNFDTKTSSWILTPTHIRDLGGALFADFRYDQVFIYHNGAESYYAARGFRGSLRI, from the coding sequence ATGAGTATCAAACGGAAACTATCCCCGAAACAAGCAGAAGAACTTCTCACTATCTTAAAAGAACGATTTGAGGCGAATATGAATCGTCATGAAAATTTAAAATGGTCAGAAATACAAAAAAAGATAGAAACAAACTCCGAAAAACTCTGGTCTCTTTTCGAAATGGAAAGAACAGGTGGTGAACCTGATGTTATTAGGTATGACGACAAAAGGAACCAATATATCTTCTATGATTGTTCGAAAGAAACTCCAAAAGATAGGAGAAGTCTTTGTTATGACCGAAAAGCATTGGATTCAAGAAAAGAAAATAAACCGAAGAATAACGTTCTCGATTTAGTTAGTGCAATGGGGATAGAATTGCTTACTGAAGAACAATACAGGGAACTACAATCTTTCGGAAACTTCGACACAAAAACATCTAGTTGGATTTTAACACCAACACATATCAGAGATTTAGGTGGAGCTCTCTTTGCAGACTTTCGGTATGACCAAGTATTTATCTACCACAATGGTGCTGAATCCTACTATGCAGCAAGAGGATTTCGAGGATCTCTCAGAATATAG
- a CDS encoding YdeI/OmpD-associated family protein, which yields MTKLNTIHTIEFKTQNKFEAWLNKNYDKSNGIWLKIFKKDSGIKTISYSEALDVALCYGWIDSQKQTFDEQAWLQKFSPRTAKSIWSKVNTGHVERLINQGKMKPPGLIAVEKAKTDGRWDKAYDSPSKMSVPDDFLLELNKNKEAEEFFKGLNKTNLFSIGFRIHTAKKTETRVKRIKEIIKKLADGEKI from the coding sequence ATGACTAAATTAAATACTATACACACGATAGAATTTAAAACTCAAAATAAATTTGAGGCTTGGCTCAATAAGAATTACGACAAATCGAACGGAATTTGGTTAAAAATATTCAAAAAGGATTCTGGAATAAAAACTATCAGTTACTCAGAAGCCCTTGATGTAGCACTTTGTTACGGTTGGATAGATAGTCAAAAACAAACGTTTGATGAACAAGCTTGGCTGCAAAAGTTCTCCCCCAGAACAGCAAAAAGCATTTGGTCAAAAGTCAATACTGGACACGTTGAAAGATTGATCAATCAAGGTAAAATGAAACCTCCCGGTTTAATCGCTGTAGAAAAAGCTAAAACAGATGGTAGATGGGATAAGGCATACGATTCACCAAGTAAAATGTCGGTGCCAGATGACTTTTTATTAGAATTAAATAAAAACAAAGAAGCAGAAGAGTTCTTTAAGGGACTCAATAAAACAAATCTTTTCTCTATTGGATTTCGAATTCACACTGCAAAAAAAACAGAAACAAGAGTAAAACGTATAAAAGAAATTATTAAAAAATTGGCAGATGGAGAAAAAATTTAG
- a CDS encoding restriction endonuclease, which produces MHPFEDTVSSVFRDIGFFSEATTYSKDGGIDVILSDSKNRIIDIQVKRYKNKIKV; this is translated from the coding sequence ATACATCCATTTGAAGATACTGTATCAAGTGTCTTCCGTGATATCGGCTTTTTTAGTGAAGCAACTACATACTCAAAAGATGGCGGAATAGATGTTATTCTGTCTGATTCAAAAAACCGGATAATTGATATACAAGTAAAAAGATATAAAAACAAAATTAAGGTTTAA
- a CDS encoding DUF262 domain-containing protein: protein MINNYCEVTTKTAIDLAYAIRGKNTKEKIELPKYQRNLVWGKQKKEKFIESLKLGFPVGAILLHRQGEKNGVINYLIIDGLQRTTTIFDYLDNTTNYNLTTDLQHCKSELDALIAKLKKYLELDSETLADVIQEYIGSELVSGFEEVKGYSAFQLNKFLSSKYSKALNEKALPLDSLNTEYSNILAKLKEKADIHDIKIPVIEYSGPSENLPDIFTRLNTQGTQLNKYQIYAAMWEKSKIEIRNNNIIELIKKKYEDINEKGLSIGNDENLDIIKDFNIFEYLYGLGKYILTLENEKYKTLFKPETSEDDFQDIESYIFVITNYVYQAYEDDQIVKMENLDKFISKINQNSFENAIIHCIEETYSILAPILTFSLNQNKSKNLTFVPISEIQIISLIVSIFKFKFNKQLKLKTIDKTEYSKLKRNILLYYWFDICDGKWDRSTDTQLIETIRNDRYLKDISLKSWDLLMDKYFNEQLSRRHKERTNISKKDILFLKYLYSKIVSAKSEKSKTNYHIDHIIPVSLLKKKAQNLDSALPISAIGNLCLLNEEINKNKGDKTIQEYLSEIPDSDAKKVSKEFEKFIFLKIENLNGIVRKNISEDNLLEFLTSRHKEMKKVFYDSFEIK from the coding sequence ATGATTAATAACTACTGTGAAGTAACTACAAAAACGGCAATTGATTTGGCCTATGCGATAAGAGGGAAAAACACAAAAGAGAAAATTGAATTACCGAAATATCAACGGAATTTGGTTTGGGGAAAACAAAAAAAAGAAAAATTTATAGAATCATTAAAACTCGGTTTTCCCGTCGGTGCAATACTACTCCATAGACAAGGTGAAAAAAATGGAGTTATTAATTACCTTATTATCGATGGTTTGCAAAGAACCACAACAATATTTGATTACTTAGATAATACAACAAACTACAATTTAACAACCGACTTACAACACTGTAAATCAGAACTGGATGCGTTAATTGCTAAATTAAAAAAGTATTTGGAATTAGATAGCGAAACACTTGCAGATGTTATCCAAGAATACATCGGCTCAGAACTCGTATCAGGATTTGAAGAAGTAAAAGGATACTCGGCTTTTCAACTAAATAAATTTTTATCATCCAAATACAGTAAGGCATTAAATGAAAAAGCCTTACCTTTGGACTCATTAAACACCGAATATTCCAACATCCTTGCTAAACTAAAGGAAAAGGCAGACATTCATGATATTAAAATTCCAGTTATAGAGTATAGTGGTCCTTCCGAAAATTTACCAGATATTTTTACTAGGCTGAACACTCAAGGAACCCAATTAAACAAATATCAAATTTATGCTGCTATGTGGGAAAAAAGTAAAATTGAAATAAGAAACAACAACATTATCGAGCTAATAAAAAAGAAGTATGAAGACATAAACGAGAAAGGCTTAAGTATTGGCAATGATGAAAATTTGGATATAATAAAGGATTTCAATATTTTCGAATACTTATATGGATTAGGGAAATACATTCTTACCCTAGAGAATGAAAAATATAAAACCTTATTTAAGCCAGAAACAAGTGAAGACGATTTTCAAGATATTGAATCCTATATATTCGTAATTACAAACTATGTTTACCAGGCTTACGAGGATGATCAAATTGTAAAAATGGAGAATCTCGATAAGTTTATATCTAAGATTAATCAAAATTCTTTTGAAAATGCGATCATTCATTGTATCGAAGAAACTTACAGCATCCTCGCTCCGATACTAACTTTTTCTCTAAATCAGAATAAAAGTAAAAACTTAACTTTTGTTCCAATCAGCGAAATTCAAATTATTTCGTTAATAGTAAGTATATTTAAATTCAAATTCAACAAACAGTTAAAGCTCAAAACAATAGACAAAACCGAGTATTCGAAACTGAAGAGAAACATACTTCTATACTATTGGTTCGATATTTGCGATGGCAAGTGGGATAGATCCACGGATACACAATTAATTGAAACAATAAGAAATGATAGATATTTAAAAGATATTTCATTAAAAAGCTGGGACCTACTGATGGACAAGTATTTCAATGAACAATTATCAAGAAGACATAAAGAACGAACAAATATTAGCAAAAAAGATATTCTCTTTTTGAAATATCTTTATTCAAAAATTGTTTCCGCAAAATCTGAAAAATCTAAAACAAATTACCATATTGATCATATTATACCAGTTAGCTTACTTAAGAAAAAAGCACAAAACTTGGATTCAGCACTTCCGATCAGTGCGATAGGAAATTTATGCCTACTTAACGAAGAAATAAACAAAAACAAAGGTGATAAAACAATACAAGAGTATTTATCTGAAATACCAGATTCTGATGCCAAAAAAGTTTCAAAAGAATTTGAAAAATTTATATTCTTAAAGATTGAAAATTTGAACGGTATAGTTAGAAAGAATATATCAGAAGACAATTTACTTGAATTTCTAACAAGCAGACACAAAGAAATGAAGAAGGTTTTTTACGATTCTTTTGAAATTAAGTAA